Genomic window (Pleurodeles waltl isolate 20211129_DDA chromosome 2_2, aPleWal1.hap1.20221129, whole genome shotgun sequence):
GCCGGGTCCACATTCACCTCCCATCGCCACCTCTGTCCCTCTACTTTCTTTAGCTATCGCTTCTCCTTCTGAATCTCCCCCTCCTCCGCACCGTCTCCGCCTGCCCGCTCTCTGGGCGTCTCGCTCTCTCTCGCGTGTCCCCCTCGTGCTGTCCCTGCCGCTCTCTCGCTTCATGTCTCTCCTCTTTCTGCCTCCAGACAGGCAGATATCTACAGAAATGTTTGCGTGCACAGCCAGAAGAGATACCAGGCATTTGTATACATAAGTAAATAGATATAACACTGGTTTCTGGACGAACGGGTGGAAAGATAAGCCCGATCGGCAGACAACAGATCGGTGATCAGACGCAAAATGCACGGGCATGATGAACAGATAGCCACGAAGACATGAGTGCGCAACAGATAACAGATGTGTGTGGATGAAAACGGATGTAGAAAGAGCAGCCAACATAAAGACAACCGAGGAGGGTACAGCATGGACCACATGCTGGACCGCAGATGAAAAGATAGGCAGATGGGGTGATCAACAGATAAATCGACGGATATCAGACCAGTGTATAGATACATCGGTGTATGGATGAAAAGATGGCTAGATACGGTGATCTACAGGCAGATAGACAGATGACAGACCAGTCTATATAAAGGTAGATCCTAGATATGTGTTTGGATGAAAAGATAGCTAGATAGGGTGATTAACAAAGAGTTTGACAGATAACAAATCAGTGTACAGATAAGTATATAACAAATCGGTGCATGGATGAAAATCTAGGTAAACAGGGTGACCAGCGGACAGATCGACAGATAACAGAGCAGTGTATAGGTAGGTAGATAACAAATCTgcagatgggtgaaaggatggataattAGGTAGATGAACAGGTAGGTAGATGCATACTGGTGTGTTAGTACATGCCTGGGTGTATTGTAAAACCAATTGCACTTCGTGTAACATGGAATGTGCATGGGCTCAATGAGTATAGCACAAGAGCACGGGCTTTTACTGGAACAAAATATGTAGCATGTAGACTAGTCTAAGTCGTTCCGCCATTGCTGAGGCTGAAAAGCTCATCGGAGGGGAAGGTGTTCTGAAGGTGTGAGCGGGTATGTGAATGAGTGTTCAGGCACATACAGACGGACATGTAGATAGGCAGAAGTGGGCAGATATATATGGAGATGTACCGAGTGCAACATGCGATTTCATAAGACTTTCGAGAGTGGGAGAGGCCCTAACGCCTTGCATCTCCTGGGCCACGCTGCCCTTCGCCTCCCACAACGAGAATAAATTGCATATATGTCTGCAAGTCTGTGTATAGGTTAAGCCATGCTGTTATTTCATGTAAAGCAGCGCAGTCTCATTGCACAGACCCACAGTGTGAGCAGTGAAGGTCCCAGGGTATTATGATCCAGAAGATGGAGCTCTCCCATGGCAAAAACATATAACACTGGATTTGACCTCTACACTAAAGCAGTAACTGTCTGACTATGCAGTCATTGCATCTGCTTATTGGCCCAAATGTTCTTTAATGTACTGTGCGTGTGCACGGGCGTGCGTGTGATTTTCAAAGAACAGCGTTCACTCAGGATATTTCCAAATTTGTCTGTATTTTATTGAAATTGCTCACAACTCAAGGCGTGTTTCGGCAGCAGAGCAACCTTACTCGCCGCCAAAACGCTGTGCTAAACGGCCGAAATGCGCCACGAGTTGCGTGCGATTTCAATAAACTGTGCAAGGATGTAGAGATATCCCGAGTGAACGCTGTCATTTGAAAGATGCGAGAGACAATTTAATGGGCAGACAGGCTCTTCCAGCTGAGCCCTGCACTCCCGCAGCGTCAAAGGGCGAATGGCAGTGTTCGAAAGAGAATATAGCTATATTTTATGACAATTCTGTCCTCACCTTCCTCTTCTCTTCATTATGTGTATCCTCGCTGCCACACACAATTAGGTCAGGTGTTTACTGGCTATTTGACACTCCTTATAATTGCTTTCAAGGTTAGAGGCTGGAAAACACCCTCTAAAAtagacaataaaaataaatacaatggtGTCAGGGTTTTGACCTCCTGCCCAAGCGTTAGTGGTTTAAGGGCCTTATGCTGCTATCCTCAGGGTCCTTCAAGGCTCAGTTTGAACAGGTGCCTGACACTGCCTCTTGTGTACACTCCGAAAACCAACAGAGGTGGCAACATAATCCCCCTTGTGTCCAGACAAGGCTACCAGGACCTGACCTGCAGGGGATGGGCCCTCGCACAGGGAGAAGGCATGGCATCCCTCCCCCATCACAACCCCACACTTCCCTCTGCAGGATCAGAACCGAACATCCACAAAGGACGACCTCTGGCCTCAGGTGGGCTGCCACTCTTGTGCTTGGCAGTGTTCTCGTTAGACATTACCCCAAGCAGAAAAGCTGCCAAATGTGGTATCCAGAGGGGCTTTAGTCACTTTAAAGAAAATGATTTACTGATTTGCGGCCTAGGCTTGGTCAGACCTGCACTTTGTCTTCGCTTGCTCACTTCCATCCGTTTAAAGCATCGGTATATAAACGTGTGTGCGGTTCGTTGTGTGTTTCAGTGGTCACAGTCTAGCGTCTTTTAGCAGAACACTGCAGCACACGCCGGTCGGTGGGTTTCCTCCCCCAGCCCTGTGAGGGCAGCTCCCCTTCAGTGACTGGAGTGGTGCAGGCCTCAGGCCAGCCCGCTCTGTCCCTGTCCTTCTCAGGTCCAATCTAGCTCTGCTGCTACCTGCAGCCGCACGACTCCACCACCATGTCCTCGTACTGCTTGTACACCACGTTGTTGCCGGCGTCGATGTAGAGGATGCTGATGGGCGTGAGCTTGGTGGGCACGCAGCAGCTGGGGGGCGTGGCGCCAGGGTCCATGGAGTTCATGAGGGTCTGGATGATGGCGTGGTTGGTGGGCTCCAGGTGTGAGCGGAGCGGGAAGTCGCACACACCCTCGCAGTGGTGGGCCTCGTACTCCAGGGGGGCGATGATCCAGTCGTCCCAGCCCAGCTCCTTGAAGTTCACGTGCAGGGGCTTCTTGCTGCAGCGCAGGCGAGACTTCCGGCCGTGCCGCTTTCCGTGCCGGCTGCCGAAGCTGGTCCGCCTCTTCCGGCGGCTCTTGAACTGCAGCTTGGCCTCCTTTTCGGCCTGGTGCGAGGAGTTGGCCTGGTCCCGCATCTCGTGGTAAAGGTTCTTCCTCTTGGACTTGGTGAAGACCACCAGGAGGGCCTTTTCCTGCTGCGGCCGCCCCTTCCGGGCCAGGCCCAGGCTCCTGAGGTCCGCGGCCCTGCCCGCAGGATCCGCGGACAGGCGCAGCTCCaggcagagctgcttccctgccccCTTGGGGCTCTGGAGGCCCTGCCAGACGTCGAACACCTCCCAGGTCGAGCTGCCCCCATCCTGGGGGTCCAGCGTGCGGGAGTCCAGCAGGGTCCTGGACAGGCAGGAGTAGAGTTGCAGGTGATGTACACCCGGCCCGGCCATCTCCCCGGGGGCTCGGCGAAAGAGCCGGAGCTCAGCCCCCACCAGCTCCTCTTTGTCCGACAGAGTTGACACATCAAACAGATACTTCTGTCTCCTGAGAGGACTGTGGGATAGATCGTCTGCAAGATAAGAGAACAAATAATTATCGTCAGTTTCACTTAAAAGTCTCTGTGAAAAGGCTACATCTACCTGCAGAAGGTATTACGCTCCCTCAGACCTCTACCCTTAATGGGCATTGAATCTTTAAAAGCGTGCGATCAAAATGGTATAATTACAGTAAGAGTTAAAATGAGTACATCGTTAATAAAAAAGACAATTGCTCACAGTTTgagttttgtttaatttaaaagtTTAAGAGAGAAAGCAAAGAAGGAAGTAGAAGAAAGAACGAAAAAACGTCGAGGTATACGGCGAACATTAAAACAGAGATAAATAGAAACGCCCATAAGACATAATATTCAATttcgaaaataaaaaaaacaacgcaaaggaaaaataaagaggagaaaaaaaCTATAAACGTTGGGAATGGAAGTGAAAGGAATGAAAGAGACATGTAAGTAATGAAACAATACATGAAATAAAGACACATTATAAAAACGAAAAGAAAGAAATTAAGCGAAATAGAATAGGATAAGGTAAGAACCAGAATGGAGGAAATACAACGGGTAAAAGAAAGAACATTAGCAAGAAACAAATACGTGAGAAAGGAGATATGGGGAGAATGTTAGTTATTTAGCAGCATCCATTGTAAGATCAGGTGTAAAATCCACGTAAATTAGTCTGTCAACATGCCGGACAGGTCTGAAAAGTGTCCTTTTGTTAAGTGCCATATTCGGTACACAGAGTCCGATGCCCTTGTTTAACCGGCCGTGGACAGAGCCCCACAGCGAGCACGAACAGTACATCACATTCCCACGATTTCTGCCTCTATACAGCCCGTTAAATATACGTCTTCCCAGAGCCTGTGGTCAAAGCTCTTTACATGCTGAAGGACGCGGGGCCGTAAACATGTCTGCGCCGTGCGCACGGCTTGGGAACAAGGAGTCCCCTCCGCGCTGTGCACTGTTTATTGGGCTTTAAAGGCCACTGGTAATTCACTGCATGCCTAAACAGAGAGTCCTAGAACAATTTTCCAAACAAAATTGGTCCTACCGTGAACATCCATGTATACTGGGAAAATTGAGAATCGCAAAGGTAATATGAAAACCAGTCTCTCTGTGAAACTAATTACCTAAACATGTTAACTAAACGTGGACAATGGTTGCATAGCGGCTAAAAGGCAACTACGATTTGCAGTGTCTTTTTGAAGAAAATTTCTGCGTTCGCTCTATACTTGTTTTCTCAAAGGGAGTTTTTCAGTAACAaccactcctccacccccccccccccccccccccaattatgcCCGTCCACTCCTCAGCTTCTCCGAAGTCCTCGCGCGTTTCATTAACATGCCCGAGGGCGCCCAAGCTTAATTCATTCCTGATTGAAATGATAGCACTCGCAGCGATATCCCCAGTGCCCTGATGCACCCCGCTTTCCACAGCCCTGCTGCTCTTATGTGGGCGGTTTTATATGGCGCGGGCATAAGCCTCAGGCGTTCTCGCGCTTTACTGAAGAAATAGAATATTACATAAGAAACATAAATAACAGCAGACACTTAGCGAGAAGCGGGGTGTATACAGACTCAGGAAAGTAACATAAAATATGGCGGCAGCCGGATAAGGCGTCGTTCAACATCTCTGTCCACGCGTGTTTTACAGGTAGCGTGTAACTCAATAGACTGGGGAACTATGCAGTAGACGGGTCCCTACGTGCGGCCTCAATGCGGGATATCACACACCTGGAGAAAGTTCCAGCACGTATGAGATGCGCCATCTATAGAGGCGAGTGCATCCACTTCCGTGGCTGGGCTCTCTCGGGCAGTTGTGTccgacagcaggacgtctcctcggATTCTTAGCTGAGCACTGCGTCAGGCCAAATTGTTTAGGCGACATCAATTTAAAATATCttctttgcaccaatccctgtaatGGAAAGATCACTTTTTAATTCCGGAGGTCTGTTGTTTTACGCCACTGAGGCGGGTAGGATTTTTTAATTCCCTGTTTAATTCTAACTTTGGTTAGATTGTCGGGATCTTCACATGTAATATAACAACATATCAACGAGTTGTCTGGTCGTGACAGCATAAGAGGAGTGTTTTTTATTGTTACTTCCTTTCTGGGTACTCTTCACGTTGTACAATCTCTTGTCAGGTGCGCACGCACCAGCTCTTCCCTTTGAGCGCTACGCCTCGTCACCTTGTCTCTACATTTAAAGCGCTGGGGTCTAGAGACGAACAGAAGGCGCCGTAGTGCAGGAAACCGTAAATTGTAAAACCGTATTTTTTTAAAGAGCGCTCTAAAATGTTTTCATAATGAAGGTGCCAGCGCGATacattgtgcatttaaaatgtaaatgccccGTTTCAATCCTTTTAGGTGAGCATTGTTAATATGCACACCAAGCGCAGGTGATATTCTTAACATTATCGCAACATGTAATATTAAAATGTAGCCTTCCTGCTGCGTTGATAAGTTTGTCTGGCGCACAGTCTGCGCCCAGGAGTCCGCCTCTTCTGTTTAGCTCACCACTGAAACAACACGTGGCCAGTGCAAGAACAATGTGTATGAAGTAATGTAGAGGTATCTTCACACTCCTCTTCCTCCTAGCAGTTCTTAGTTTTGAGGCGCAACAAAGCTTACTTGGAGTGCAGACTCACTGGTGACAAG
Coding sequences:
- the GDF6 gene encoding growth/differentiation factor 6, which translates into the protein MDAHRNLWSALLLISVFLWDLPCSEQASIPQSPGRDSRRTRKEGSRLPPPGPATGPPRAGRESRAVVPHEYMLAIYRTYSTAERLGINASSFQSSRSANTITSFVDRGRDDLSHSPLRRQKYLFDVSTLSDKEELVGAELRLFRRAPGEMAGPGVHHLQLYSCLSRTLLDSRTLDPQDGGSSTWEVFDVWQGLQSPKGAGKQLCLELRLSADPAGRAADLRSLGLARKGRPQQEKALLVVFTKSKRKNLYHEMRDQANSSHQAEKEAKLQFKSRRKRRTSFGSRHGKRHGRKSRLRCSKKPLHVNFKELGWDDWIIAPLEYEAHHCEGVCDFPLRSHLEPTNHAIIQTLMNSMDPGATPPSCCVPTKLTPISILYIDAGNNVVYKQYEDMVVESCGCR